The sequence CGGGGTTCGAAATCAGCGCCGACGACGTGGCGGAGGCCATGACCTGGCCCGGCATCATCGGCCTGGGCGAGATGATGAATTTCCCCGGTGTGTCGAACGGCGATCCCCAGATGCTGGCAGAGATCGCGGCGACCCAGCGGTCCGGCAAGACGGTGGGGGGGCACTATGCCTCGCCCGATCTCGGCCATGCCTTTGCCGCCTATGTCGCGGGCGGGCCTGCGGACGACCACGAGGGCACCTGCGAGGCGGATGCGATCGCCAGGATGCGCCAGGGCATGCGCAGCATGATCCGGCTGGGCAGCGCCTGGTACGACGTCGAAAGCCAGATCACCGCGATCACGGAAAAGGGTCTGGATCCGCGGAACATGATCCTGTGCACCGACGATTGTCATTCGGGCACGCTGGTGAACGAAGGGCACATGAATCGCGTGGTGCGGCATGCCATCGATTGCGGCTGCGACCCGCTGGTCGCCCTTCAGATGGCGACGATCAACACCGCCACCCATTTCGGGCTGGAGCGCGAGATCGGCTCGCTCACGCCGGGGCGGCGGGCGGACATGATCCTGTCATCCGACCTCGCCGCGCTGCCGATCGAGGTCGTAATCGCGCGCGGGCGTGTCGTGGCGCAAGACGGCGTCTGTCTGGCGAATTGTCCCCACTATGACTGGCCCGACCGGGCGCGCGAGACCGTCAGGATGGCCCGCGACCTGAAGGCCGACGACTTTGCCGTGCCCGCGCCCGAGGGTGCCAACGGGGTGACCGCGAATGTCATCGGCGTGGTGGAGAACCAGGCGCCCACCAAGGCGCTGCAATTCGAACTGCCCGTCACGGAAGGCCGCGTTCAGGCCACGGGCGAGGTCTGCCAGATTGCATTGGTTGAACGGCACCGGGGAACTGGCGGAGTGGTGAACGCCTTTGTCTCCGGCTTCGGCTACGAGGGCCGCATGGCGATGGCGTCGACCGTTGCACATGACAGCCATCACATGATCGTGGTCGGTACCGATGCCGAGCAGATGGCACTGGCCGCGAACCGTCTGCGGGCGGTCGGCGGCGGGATCGTCATTTTCCGCGATGGGCAGGAACTGGCGCTGGTCGAATTGCCCATAGCCGGACTGATGTCGGACAGCCCCGCGGCAGATGTCGCGGCAGCGACCCAACAGATGATGCACGCCATGCGCGACTGCGGCTGCACCATCAACAACGCTTACATGCAGCATTCGCTGCTGGCACTGGTCGTGATCCCCGAACTGCGGATCTCCGACCTTGGCCTCGTCGATGTGCGCACATTCCAGTTCACCGATGTGATCGTGTCGTAACATTGACCCCCTATCACATTCAGAACCGTGGGCAGGACCGCCCCAAAAACAAAAGAAGGAACCGATATGAAATTAAACACGCCTGACACCCCGAAAGCCGAGAGTTTTACGGACGCCACCGCCGCGGTGGACCGTCTGACCGCGCTGTACGATCAGGCCACGTCATTCCTGCGCGACAGCTTTGAAAACGTGACGACCGCGTCGGACGACGGAACACGCATCCGGGCCTATTATCCCGAGGTCCGCTTTACCACGTCCAGCCATGCACATGTGGACAGCCGCCTGTCGTTCGGGCATGTCTCCTCTCCGGGCACGTTTTCCGCGACCATCACCCGGCCCGACCTGTTCCGGAACTACCTTATCCAGCAGATCGGTCTGCTGATCGAGAACCACGACCAGCCGGTCGTGATCGGCACCTCCGACACGCCGATCCCGATCCATTTCGCGGTGACCACCGAAACGGCGGTCAATCTGCCGCAGGAAGGGGCAGGCAGCTTTGTCCTGCGCGATATCTTCGATGTGCCGGATCTGAGCACGACGAACGACGATATCGTCAACGGCACCTTCATGGCCACCGACGGGGTGCGGCCGCTGGCGCCCTTCACCGCGCAGCGGGTCGATTATTCGCTGGCGCGGCTTGCGCATTACACCGCCACGGACCCCGAGCATTTCCAGTTCCACGTCATGTTCACCAATTACCAGTTCTACGTGACCGAATTCGAAGCCTTCGCGCGCGCGCAGCTCAGAGACCCCGACAGTGGCTATACCTCGTTCGTCAGCACCGGGAATGTCGAGATCACGGATGGCGACACGCCAATTCCGGACACGATCAAGACGCCGCAGATGCCGACCTATCACCTCAAGCGCGCTGACGGATCGGGCATCACACTGGTGAACATCGGCGTCGGCCCGTCCAACGCCAAGACGGCGACCGATCATATCGCGGTCCTGCGGCCCCACGCCTGGCTGATGGTGGGGCATTGCGCGGGGTTGCGGAACACCCAGGCCCTGGGCGACTTCGTACTCGCCCATGCCTATCTTCGGGAAGATCACGTGCTGGACGACGACCTTCCGATCTGGGTGCCGATCCCGGCCCTGGCGGAGATCCAGATCGCGCTGGAAAAGGCCGTTGCGGAGGTGACCCAGCTGGAAGGCTATGAGCTCAAGCGCATCATGCGGACGGGGACGGTCGCGACCATCGACAACCGGAACTGGGAACTGCGCGACCAGTCCGGACCGGTACAGCGGCTGAGCCAGTCACGGTCCATCGCGCTGGACATGGAAAGCGCCACGATCGCCGCCAACGGCTACCGTTTTCGCGTCCCCTACG is a genomic window of Sulfitobacter alexandrii containing:
- the ade gene encoding adenine deaminase, producing the protein MTQDTFPSWPESAARLVDVAAGRSPADMIVTGGIWVNVHTRETLPDNDIAIVAGRIAFVGPDASHCRGDETEIIEARGRHMIPGLCDAHMHIESGMLTPAEFARAVIPHGTTSMFTDPHEIANVLGLEGVRMMHDEALMQPVNIFTQMPSCAPSAPGMETTGFEISADDVAEAMTWPGIIGLGEMMNFPGVSNGDPQMLAEIAATQRSGKTVGGHYASPDLGHAFAAYVAGGPADDHEGTCEADAIARMRQGMRSMIRLGSAWYDVESQITAITEKGLDPRNMILCTDDCHSGTLVNEGHMNRVVRHAIDCGCDPLVALQMATINTATHFGLEREIGSLTPGRRADMILSSDLAALPIEVVIARGRVVAQDGVCLANCPHYDWPDRARETVRMARDLKADDFAVPAPEGANGVTANVIGVVENQAPTKALQFELPVTEGRVQATGEVCQIALVERHRGTGGVVNAFVSGFGYEGRMAMASTVAHDSHHMIVVGTDAEQMALAANRLRAVGGGIVIFRDGQELALVELPIAGLMSDSPAADVAAATQQMMHAMRDCGCTINNAYMQHSLLALVVIPELRISDLGLVDVRTFQFTDVIVS
- a CDS encoding AMP nucleosidase codes for the protein MKLNTPDTPKAESFTDATAAVDRLTALYDQATSFLRDSFENVTTASDDGTRIRAYYPEVRFTTSSHAHVDSRLSFGHVSSPGTFSATITRPDLFRNYLIQQIGLLIENHDQPVVIGTSDTPIPIHFAVTTETAVNLPQEGAGSFVLRDIFDVPDLSTTNDDIVNGTFMATDGVRPLAPFTAQRVDYSLARLAHYTATDPEHFQFHVMFTNYQFYVTEFEAFARAQLRDPDSGYTSFVSTGNVEITDGDTPIPDTIKTPQMPTYHLKRADGSGITLVNIGVGPSNAKTATDHIAVLRPHAWLMVGHCAGLRNTQALGDFVLAHAYLREDHVLDDDLPIWVPIPALAEIQIALEKAVAEVTQLEGYELKRIMRTGTVATIDNRNWELRDQSGPVQRLSQSRSIALDMESATIAANGYRFRVPYGTLLCVSDKPLHGELKLPGMASDFYKTQVSRHLMIGIRAMERLRSTPLERIHSRKLRSFDETAFL